One genomic window of Sulfurovum lithotrophicum includes the following:
- a CDS encoding peptidylprolyl isomerase, whose translation MVKIIKTSLVAAAFMTSSLIASDILATVNGKNITKQDAEAFVSATAQNAHFSQLTPAQKKMITERLIEKELFKELAQKEGIENDPEFKVALEKIKDELAVNLWMKKQLDSIVVSDSEAKEFYEKNKDKFIQKEMVQARHILVKDEKTAKEIIKELKPLKGEALQAKFIELAKEKSTGPSAPKGGELGKFSKGQMVPEFSKAVWSLKKDEITLEPVKTQFGYHIILLEDKIEAQTVPYEKVKDKIIASLKQQQFSQKVASIAKELKSKAKIVKNMAKADAAKK comes from the coding sequence ATGGTAAAAATCATTAAAACATCACTCGTAGCAGCAGCTTTCATGACATCATCACTCATAGCATCGGACATTCTTGCAACAGTCAACGGTAAGAATATCACAAAGCAGGATGCAGAGGCATTTGTAAGTGCAACTGCACAGAATGCACACTTTTCACAGCTTACGCCAGCACAGAAGAAGATGATTACAGAGAGACTGATTGAAAAAGAGCTTTTTAAGGAATTGGCCCAAAAAGAGGGGATTGAAAATGATCCCGAGTTTAAAGTGGCACTTGAGAAGATCAAAGATGAGCTCGCTGTCAACCTCTGGATGAAAAAACAGCTTGACAGTATTGTCGTTTCTGACAGTGAAGCCAAAGAGTTCTATGAAAAGAACAAAGACAAGTTCATTCAAAAAGAGATGGTACAGGCAAGACACATCCTGGTCAAAGATGAAAAAACGGCCAAAGAGATCATCAAAGAGTTGAAACCATTAAAAGGTGAGGCGCTTCAAGCAAAATTCATTGAGTTGGCAAAAGAAAAATCGACAGGTCCTTCAGCACCAAAGGGTGGAGAACTTGGAAAATTCAGCAAAGGTCAGATGGTACCTGAATTCTCCAAAGCAGTGTGGTCACTGAAAAAAGACGAGATCACACTGGAGCCGGTAAAAACACAGTTTGGTTATCATATTATCCTACTTGAAGACAAAATAGAAGCACAGACAGTCCCTTACGAAAAGGTCAAAGACAAAATCATCGCTTCTCTGAAACAGCAGCAGTTTTCCCAAAAAGTGGCATCGATCGCAAAAGAGCTCAAGAGCAAAGCGAAGATCGTAAAAAATATGGCAAAGGCAGATGCTGCAAAGAAATAG
- the fbaA gene encoding class II fructose-bisphosphate aldolase has protein sequence MPTKVLDILETGVVTGDDLQILFRIAKKEEYAIPAVNVVSTSSINAVLESAKNVNSPVIVQFSNGGGAYYAGKGLSSDKAAILGTISGAQHVHTVAKAYGVPVVLHTDHASRKLLPWIDALLDASEAHFKAHGTPLFSSHMIDLSEEPIEENIATCKAYLERMSKIGMTLEIELGVTGGEEDGVDNTDIDNSLLYTQPEEVAYAYEELMKVSDMFTIAASFGNVHGVYKPGNVQLTPKILDNSQAYIEEKYGTSKKPVNFVFHGGSGSELSDIREAIGYGVIKMNIDTDTQWAFWDGVRKYEAKYHDYLQGQIGNPEGEDKPNKSYYDPRKWLREGELSMVKRLEQAFEDLNCVGRN, from the coding sequence ATGCCTACAAAAGTATTGGATATTCTAGAGACGGGTGTCGTTACGGGTGATGACCTTCAAATACTCTTCAGGATCGCAAAAAAAGAAGAATATGCTATTCCGGCAGTAAATGTGGTCAGCACCTCTTCGATCAACGCGGTATTGGAATCTGCCAAAAACGTCAATTCTCCTGTCATTGTACAGTTCTCGAACGGTGGCGGTGCCTACTATGCAGGGAAAGGACTTTCTTCTGATAAAGCTGCGATCCTGGGTACGATCTCCGGTGCACAGCATGTGCATACAGTAGCGAAGGCCTATGGCGTACCGGTAGTCCTGCATACGGACCATGCATCGAGAAAACTGCTTCCCTGGATCGATGCACTTCTTGATGCCAGTGAAGCACATTTCAAAGCACACGGTACACCGCTTTTCTCTTCACACATGATTGATCTTTCCGAAGAGCCCATCGAAGAGAATATCGCTACATGTAAAGCCTATCTTGAGCGAATGAGCAAGATCGGTATGACGCTTGAGATAGAACTGGGTGTGACCGGTGGAGAAGAAGACGGTGTAGACAATACGGACATCGACAACTCTTTGCTTTATACGCAGCCTGAAGAAGTGGCCTATGCCTATGAAGAGCTTATGAAAGTTTCAGACATGTTCACGATCGCCGCATCGTTCGGTAACGTACATGGTGTCTACAAACCGGGCAATGTCCAACTGACACCAAAGATTCTTGATAACTCCCAGGCATATATCGAAGAGAAGTACGGTACTTCCAAAAAACCTGTCAATTTCGTCTTCCACGGTGGTTCGGGTTCTGAACTTTCCGACATACGTGAAGCCATCGGCTACGGTGTGATCAAAATGAATATTGATACGGATACCCAATGGGCTTTCTGGGATGGTGTGCGTAAGTATGAAGCGAAATACCATGACTATCTTCAGGGACAGATCGGGAATCCAGAGGGAGAAGACAAACCGAACAAGAGCTATTATGACCCGAGAAAATGGCTGAGGGAAGGTGAGCTTTCTATGGTGAAGCGTCTTGAACAGGCCTTTGAAGATCTCAATTGCGTGGGACGCAATTGA
- a CDS encoding 1-aminocyclopropane-1-carboxylate deaminase/D-cysteine desulfhydrase: MNHFFLPSPIQSITVENKHFYLKRDDLIHPDFSGNKARKFHYFLQNNLPHVQKAVSYGSSQSNAMYSLSVLAKMKGWEFEYFVDHIADYLKENPHGNYKAALNNGMQCRLMEDGGWKMEDEENTLFIAEGGRQKEAAFGIRLLAEEIIEWQKEQHIDELNVFLPSGTGTTALYLQKSLSIINHHEVSQERGQSLIQVFTCPCVGDSTYLKKQFSMLEEDEKYHPRILTLDKKHHFGKLYRENYEIWLKLQQQTGVEFDLLYDPLGWRTLLAHSEVYTTKPTLYIHQGGLLGNESMLPRYERKYRK, encoded by the coding sequence ATGAATCACTTCTTTTTACCTTCCCCAATCCAATCCATTACTGTTGAAAACAAACATTTCTACCTCAAAAGAGATGATCTCATCCATCCGGATTTTTCCGGTAACAAAGCCCGTAAATTCCACTATTTTCTCCAAAATAATCTTCCCCATGTCCAAAAAGCAGTCTCCTACGGTTCATCCCAGTCCAATGCGATGTATTCACTCTCCGTTCTTGCAAAGATGAAAGGATGGGAGTTTGAGTATTTTGTGGATCATATTGCAGATTATTTGAAAGAGAATCCTCACGGTAACTACAAAGCCGCACTGAATAACGGTATGCAATGCCGTTTGATGGAAGATGGAGGATGGAAGATGGAGGATGAAGAAAATACGCTTTTCATTGCAGAGGGTGGCAGACAGAAAGAAGCAGCATTTGGCATCAGACTTTTGGCTGAAGAGATCATTGAATGGCAAAAAGAACAGCATATTGATGAACTCAATGTTTTTTTACCGTCTGGCACAGGTACGACAGCATTGTATCTTCAAAAATCATTATCAATCATCAATCATCATGAAGTCTCGCAGGAACGAGGACAATCATTAATCCAGGTATTTACCTGTCCCTGTGTTGGTGACAGTACCTATCTGAAAAAACAGTTTTCTATGCTTGAAGAGGATGAAAAATACCATCCTCGAATTCTTACACTGGATAAAAAACACCATTTTGGAAAACTCTATAGAGAAAATTACGAAATTTGGCTAAAATTACAACAACAAACGGGAGTGGAGTTCGATCTCCTTTACGATCCTTTGGGATGGCGGACGTTACTTGCGCATTCTGAAGTATATACTACAAAGCCGACTTTGTATATTCATCAGGGCGGTTTGTTGGGTAATGAAAGCATGCTCCCGAGGTATGAACGGAAATACCGGAAATAA
- the hisD gene encoding histidinol dehydrogenase, with amino-acid sequence MKIFYSNDDTFEGNFNELLERGKMDIEGVTGIVSGLLKEIQTDGNKALKSQIARFDRWEPQSDDELLVSTNDMAKAYENIDPKLRGALHLAYDRIEAYHQKLMPKTWMDEEENGTILGQKVTAVDKAGLYIPGGKAAYPSSLLMNVIPAQVAGVEEIIVCTPAPDNELNELLLAACHLCKVTKVFRVGGASAIGAMAYGTETIPKVDVITGPGNIFVATAKKLVYGEVNIDMIAGPSEIGILADESAREDYLAIDLLSQAEHDEMASSILITTDSELANRVSDKVEEFLGTLSREEIARKSIEERGAIIVTKDMDEAIDLMNEIAPEHLEVVTKDPMSLLDSIKHAGAIFLGENTPEPIGDYVAGPNHTLPTGGTAKFYSPLSVENFLKKSSIIMMSKKGMDDIGGQCAMIANTEGLTAHEESVRIRLRN; translated from the coding sequence ATGAAAATATTTTACAGCAACGACGACACGTTTGAAGGAAACTTCAATGAACTTCTCGAACGCGGGAAAATGGATATAGAGGGTGTAACTGGTATCGTTTCCGGCCTTCTAAAGGAGATACAGACAGATGGGAACAAAGCATTAAAGTCCCAGATCGCGAGATTTGATAGATGGGAGCCGCAAAGTGATGATGAGCTTCTGGTCTCGACAAATGATATGGCAAAAGCCTATGAAAATATCGATCCGAAGCTGAGAGGTGCATTGCACCTGGCGTATGACCGTATCGAGGCCTATCACCAGAAATTGATGCCGAAGACTTGGATGGATGAAGAGGAAAACGGTACGATACTGGGTCAAAAGGTGACAGCTGTGGACAAGGCAGGACTTTACATCCCAGGTGGAAAAGCGGCATACCCTTCTTCCCTGCTGATGAATGTCATTCCTGCCCAGGTTGCCGGGGTAGAGGAGATCATAGTCTGTACACCGGCTCCGGACAATGAGCTGAATGAACTGCTGCTTGCCGCCTGCCACCTCTGTAAAGTCACCAAAGTATTTAGAGTAGGCGGTGCCTCTGCGATCGGTGCGATGGCATACGGAACAGAGACCATACCAAAAGTGGATGTCATCACGGGTCCTGGTAACATCTTTGTAGCGACGGCCAAAAAGCTTGTGTACGGTGAAGTGAATATCGACATGATAGCGGGACCGAGTGAGATCGGCATCTTGGCGGATGAAAGCGCAAGAGAGGATTATCTTGCGATCGATCTGCTTTCGCAGGCGGAACATGATGAGATGGCAAGCTCCATACTCATCACTACAGACAGTGAACTGGCGAACAGGGTCTCTGACAAGGTGGAGGAGTTCCTCGGGACACTTTCTCGTGAAGAGATTGCCAGAAAGTCCATCGAAGAGCGTGGAGCGATCATTGTCACAAAAGATATGGACGAAGCGATCGACCTGATGAACGAGATCGCGCCAGAGCACTTGGAAGTGGTGACGAAAGATCCAATGTCTCTGCTGGACAGCATCAAACATGCAGGGGCCATCTTCCTTGGCGAAAATACACCGGAGCCTATCGGTGACTATGTTGCAGGCCCAAACCATACACTGCCTACGGGAGGAACAGCAAAGTTCTATTCGCCGTTGAGTGTGGAAAATTTCCTGAAAAAGTCCTCGATCATCATGATGAGCAAAAAGGGAATGGACGACATAGGTGGACAATGTGCTATGATAGCCAATACGGAAGGTTTGACTGCGCATGAAGAGTCAGTACGTATCCGTTTAAGAAACTAA
- a CDS encoding DUF805 domain-containing protein has translation MLKVYFGEWADGRLKRLAYLGYYFLLIVLSVAVILGAIIAVGATEKIMGGDVLAIQAMLMDHFGFAVMAGFMVFFIAMIVAQVNILAKRIRDMGLPAVWTILGLIAISITLNILFPVQSMEVNTAIVKTAESTVISTAGTHANTGSMVVQLFDMVVFLCLVFIPSDAFRKNR, from the coding sequence ATGTTAAAAGTTTATTTTGGAGAGTGGGCTGACGGAAGACTGAAAAGGCTGGCGTATCTCGGGTATTATTTTTTGCTGATAGTACTCTCTGTTGCCGTTATTCTTGGTGCTATAATCGCCGTGGGAGCTACAGAGAAGATCATGGGAGGAGATGTCCTTGCAATTCAGGCAATGCTGATGGATCACTTTGGCTTTGCCGTCATGGCAGGGTTTATGGTCTTTTTCATAGCCATGATAGTCGCGCAGGTCAATATACTGGCAAAGCGCATACGTGATATGGGCCTGCCTGCAGTATGGACGATCCTTGGGCTCATTGCCATCTCGATCACACTCAACATACTCTTCCCCGTACAGTCTATGGAAGTGAACACAGCCATTGTCAAAACGGCAGAGAGCACAGTGATCAGCACCGCGGGTACACATGCCAATACCGGCAGCATGGTCGTTCAACTGTTCGATATGGTCGTGTTCCTCTGTCTGGTTTTTATCCCGAGTGATGCTTTCAGAAAGAACAGATAG
- a CDS encoding CinA family protein produces the protein MKEIRKKTEQIIHILTEKKQTITFAESCTGGRIAAEFTAVSGASNVLHGSAVTYSNKIKHRWLGVDNDILEKFGAVSRECVSQMLDGIAKMAKADYAIAVSGIAGPTGGTELKPVGTVYIGIKTPSGTEIYHCLFHGNREEVQKQSVIFAIEKLSQAINF, from the coding sequence ATGAAAGAGATTAGAAAAAAGACTGAGCAGATCATACATATACTCACCGAAAAGAAACAGACCATCACTTTTGCAGAAAGCTGTACAGGGGGTCGTATCGCAGCCGAATTTACCGCTGTCTCCGGCGCTTCCAACGTACTGCACGGCTCGGCCGTGACCTATTCCAACAAGATCAAACACCGGTGGCTTGGCGTAGATAACGATATACTGGAAAAATTTGGTGCAGTAAGCAGGGAATGTGTATCACAGATGCTTGACGGCATTGCTAAAATGGCAAAGGCGGACTATGCCATTGCCGTATCCGGCATAGCAGGTCCTACCGGCGGTACAGAACTCAAGCCGGTCGGCACTGTATACATAGGCATTAAAACACCTTCTGGTACAGAAATATATCACTGCCTTTTCCATGGGAACAGAGAAGAAGTGCAGAAGCAATCTGTCATCTTTGCTATTGAGAAACTAAGTCAGGCTATAAATTTTTAA
- the ileS gene encoding isoleucine--tRNA ligase — translation MDFKETLLLPKTDFPMRGNLPANEPKQYKTWFDTNIYEQMKAKREGAELFTLHDGPPYANGDIHIGHALNKILKDIILKYNYFQGKAVRMTPGWDCHGLPIEQKVEEKLGKSKKEAMPTEKFRELCRAHAAKFVDIQRDEFKSLGVVADWENPYVTMDFKFEANIYRTLCEVAKRGLLVERHKPIFWSWAARTALADAEVEYEDKEDYSIYVHFELSDAAKEKLGLEGKAGLVIWTTTPWTLPANTGISINPDEMYVLTDDGHIVADARYDAMIEEGVVSGHASRKIAATELDGLLAINPLNGRPSKVVLGEHVLMDGGTGCVHTAPGHGEDDYKVGLKNGLEVVMPVDERGCYDESVVGLDLLPDAEKFVGMHIFKANEPILELLGDNLLKVSKFTHSYPHCWRTKKPLIYRATNQWFISIDDAAKGADKTLREAAVDAIDSVDFYPASSKNRLKPMVEGRPDWCISRQRSWGVPIAFFRVKSTKAVIFDEDVLEHVASLFDEHGADAWYSMSIAELLPSGSKYDPDDLEKIEDILDVWFDSGSTWNSVLSSGNYDAGNYPASLYLEGSDQHRGWFQSSLLLSSAINGIAPYETIITHGFTMDAKGEKMSKSKGNVVAPEKVVKQFGSEILRLWVALSDYQNDQKISDDILKQTAEQYRKIRNTFRFLLANVNDLDALVSADAYGELDRWILNKAGDVFASVKESFETYDFLKGFATLNHFITNELSGIYMDVTKDRLYCEAKDSDVRRATQSAMALISKAMLGLIAPVLTYTADEILAYAPAIFKGDMENVFDLVYEAVPETAASFDDAILLEAREKFSEEIDSLKKEKVIKATLELEIAGDRDLLSISDDKDLEDWFVVSAVKESSDGEQLASFEVEGKTFTVHRATMEKCPRCWRFTSTLEDCLCERCAKVVGA, via the coding sequence ATGGATTTCAAAGAAACCCTCCTCCTCCCAAAAACAGACTTTCCGATGCGTGGAAATCTTCCGGCGAATGAGCCTAAACAATACAAAACATGGTTTGATACCAATATTTATGAGCAGATGAAAGCCAAACGTGAAGGGGCAGAACTCTTTACGCTGCATGACGGACCTCCGTATGCCAACGGCGACATCCATATTGGACATGCACTCAACAAGATCCTTAAAGATATCATTCTGAAGTACAACTATTTTCAGGGTAAAGCGGTCCGTATGACGCCGGGCTGGGACTGCCACGGTCTTCCTATCGAGCAGAAGGTCGAGGAGAAACTCGGTAAAAGCAAGAAAGAGGCGATGCCGACAGAAAAGTTCAGAGAACTTTGCCGAGCACATGCTGCCAAGTTCGTCGATATCCAGAGAGACGAATTCAAATCTCTGGGTGTGGTTGCCGACTGGGAGAACCCGTATGTGACTATGGATTTCAAATTCGAAGCAAATATTTACCGCACACTTTGTGAAGTGGCAAAAAGGGGACTGTTGGTCGAGAGACACAAGCCGATCTTCTGGTCATGGGCGGCGAGAACGGCTTTGGCCGATGCAGAAGTAGAGTATGAAGATAAAGAAGATTACTCCATCTATGTACACTTCGAACTCTCGGATGCAGCCAAAGAGAAGCTGGGACTGGAGGGGAAAGCGGGACTGGTCATTTGGACCACGACACCCTGGACACTGCCTGCCAATACCGGTATTTCCATCAATCCTGATGAAATGTATGTGCTTACCGATGACGGACACATCGTTGCAGATGCGCGTTACGATGCAATGATAGAAGAGGGAGTGGTCTCAGGACATGCTTCACGCAAAATCGCTGCAACGGAACTTGACGGACTGCTGGCGATCAATCCGTTGAATGGACGCCCTTCCAAAGTAGTACTGGGAGAGCATGTCCTGATGGATGGTGGTACAGGGTGTGTACATACCGCTCCTGGACACGGTGAAGATGACTATAAGGTAGGATTAAAGAACGGCCTTGAAGTAGTGATGCCTGTGGATGAGCGCGGATGTTATGACGAGTCTGTAGTTGGTCTTGATCTGCTTCCGGATGCAGAAAAGTTCGTAGGTATGCACATTTTCAAAGCCAATGAGCCGATCCTGGAGCTCCTGGGGGATAACCTTTTGAAGGTCAGCAAGTTCACTCACTCCTACCCGCACTGCTGGAGAACAAAGAAACCACTGATCTACAGAGCGACGAATCAATGGTTCATCTCCATCGACGATGCTGCCAAAGGTGCCGACAAGACTTTGAGAGAGGCAGCGGTAGATGCCATAGACAGTGTTGATTTCTATCCGGCTTCTTCAAAGAACAGACTGAAGCCGATGGTTGAGGGCAGACCGGACTGGTGTATCTCGCGTCAGAGAAGCTGGGGCGTGCCGATAGCCTTTTTCAGGGTAAAAAGCACCAAAGCGGTCATCTTCGACGAAGATGTACTTGAACATGTGGCATCCCTCTTCGACGAACACGGTGCGGATGCATGGTATTCGATGAGCATTGCCGAACTTCTTCCGTCAGGAAGCAAATACGATCCTGATGACCTTGAGAAGATCGAAGATATCCTCGATGTCTGGTTCGACAGTGGTTCCACATGGAATTCGGTTTTGAGTTCAGGCAACTATGATGCGGGGAATTACCCGGCATCACTTTACCTTGAAGGATCAGACCAGCACCGAGGCTGGTTCCAGTCCTCCCTGCTGCTCTCCTCCGCGATCAACGGTATTGCGCCATACGAGACCATCATCACCCACGGTTTCACCATGGATGCCAAGGGTGAGAAGATGTCCAAGTCCAAAGGAAATGTGGTTGCGCCTGAAAAAGTGGTCAAACAGTTCGGTTCTGAAATATTGAGACTCTGGGTCGCACTTTCGGACTATCAGAATGACCAGAAGATCTCCGATGATATTTTGAAACAGACTGCGGAGCAGTACAGAAAGATCAGAAATACATTCAGATTTTTGCTGGCAAATGTCAATGACCTGGATGCTTTGGTCTCTGCAGATGCCTATGGCGAACTCGACAGATGGATACTCAACAAAGCAGGTGATGTCTTCGCTTCCGTCAAAGAATCTTTTGAAACCTATGACTTCCTGAAAGGCTTTGCGACACTGAATCATTTCATTACCAACGAGCTCAGCGGTATCTATATGGACGTTACCAAAGACAGGCTTTACTGTGAAGCGAAAGATTCGGATGTCAGACGTGCGACACAGTCGGCCATGGCATTGATTTCCAAAGCGATGCTGGGACTGATTGCACCGGTACTGACCTATACTGCAGACGAGATCCTGGCATATGCGCCGGCCATTTTCAAAGGCGATATGGAAAATGTCTTTGACCTTGTCTATGAAGCGGTACCTGAAACAGCGGCAAGTTTCGATGATGCGATCCTTTTGGAAGCGCGTGAGAAATTTTCAGAAGAGATTGATTCTCTGAAAAAAGAGAAGGTCATCAAGGCGACACTGGAGCTTGAGATTGCAGGAGATAGAGACCTTCTCTCTATCAGCGACGATAAAGACCTTGAAGATTGGTTCGTAGTTTCTGCCGTGAAAGAGAGCAGTGACGGTGAACAGCTTGCTTCTTTTGAAGTGGAAGGAAAGACCTTTACCGTACACAGAGCGACTATGGAAAAATGTCCGAGATGCTGGCGATTTACCAGCACATTGGAAGATTGTCTTTGTGAACGCTGTGCCAAAGTGGTAGGTGCCTGA
- the gatA gene encoding Asp-tRNA(Asn)/Glu-tRNA(Gln) amidotransferase subunit GatA, giving the protein MITLKEALTKSSEELAALRAELEEKAKVSDLNAYVGYESSGEGVPILIKDNIQVKGWPVTSGSKILQGYVAPYEATAIKNLKAKGMMAFGRANMDEFAMGSTTESSFYGPTKNPHGTDRVPGGSSGGSAAAVAGGIAIAALGSDTGGSIRQPAAYCGVVGMKPTYGRVSRFGLSAYASSLDQIGPIAQNVEDAAILYDAIKGHDEKDSTSADFEIEDIANNLNPDVKLTIAVIDSHVEAADANIQSAFNATVEKLAAAGHTIVHKEMSKTKYDIATYYVLATAEAATNLARYDGVRYGRRAEAKNTEELFFNTRSEGFGEEVKRRIMLGNFVLSSGYYDAYYVKAQKVRHLIRDGYNSIFEEADLILSPVAPSVAPKIGSIHDPLEMYKSDMYTLGVNLAGLPGISLPVEKNDEGMPIGLQLIAKAFDEKTLFNGAASMEKAVNYTK; this is encoded by the coding sequence GTGATCACACTAAAAGAAGCATTGACGAAATCCAGTGAAGAATTGGCTGCACTCAGGGCTGAACTTGAAGAGAAGGCAAAGGTGTCGGACCTGAATGCCTATGTCGGTTATGAGAGTTCGGGAGAAGGCGTTCCCATTCTCATTAAAGATAACATACAGGTCAAAGGATGGCCTGTCACTTCTGGTTCAAAGATCCTTCAGGGCTATGTTGCCCCATATGAAGCGACAGCCATCAAGAATCTCAAAGCCAAGGGGATGATGGCATTCGGACGTGCCAATATGGATGAATTTGCCATGGGGTCGACCACGGAAAGCTCTTTCTATGGTCCTACGAAAAACCCCCACGGAACTGACAGAGTCCCCGGTGGTTCTTCAGGAGGGTCTGCGGCAGCGGTTGCCGGAGGTATCGCTATTGCTGCACTGGGCTCCGATACGGGCGGTTCCATCCGCCAGCCGGCGGCTTACTGCGGTGTTGTGGGGATGAAACCGACTTATGGAAGGGTCAGCCGTTTTGGACTTTCCGCCTATGCTTCAAGTCTTGATCAGATAGGGCCTATTGCCCAGAACGTAGAAGATGCGGCTATTTTGTATGATGCGATCAAGGGACACGATGAGAAAGACTCCACCTCTGCAGATTTCGAGATAGAAGATATTGCCAACAATCTCAACCCCGATGTGAAACTGACCATTGCTGTCATAGATTCACATGTCGAGGCTGCGGATGCAAATATACAAAGTGCTTTTAACGCAACCGTAGAAAAACTTGCAGCAGCAGGACATACTATTGTACACAAAGAGATGTCAAAGACCAAGTATGACATTGCCACATATTATGTACTTGCCACAGCGGAAGCCGCTACGAACCTTGCTCGCTATGACGGAGTACGCTACGGACGAAGAGCGGAAGCGAAGAACACCGAAGAACTCTTCTTTAACACAAGAAGCGAAGGTTTTGGTGAAGAGGTCAAAAGACGTATCATGCTTGGTAACTTCGTGCTCTCTTCTGGATATTACGATGCCTACTATGTCAAAGCACAGAAGGTAAGACACTTGATCCGCGACGGGTACAACAGTATTTTTGAGGAAGCAGACCTCATTCTCTCTCCGGTCGCTCCGTCCGTGGCTCCAAAGATCGGCTCGATCCATGATCCTCTCGAAATGTACAAGAGCGATATGTATACGCTGGGCGTGAACCTTGCAGGGCTTCCCGGTATCTCGCTCCCTGTGGAAAAAAATGACGAAGGTATGCCAATCGGCCTACAGCTGATCGCAAAAGCTTTTGATGAAAAAACTCTCTTTAACGGTGCTGCCAGTATGGAAAAAGCAGTTAACTATACAAAATAA
- the guaB gene encoding IMP dehydrogenase has translation MNIKKRALTFEDVLLVPQHSTVLPKEVSVKTQLTRNVSLNIPIVSAAMDTVTEFKAAIAMARLGGIGVIHKNMDVATQALQVKKVKKSESGIIIDPIYISPDATVGEADALMGEYRISGVPVVDSNKKLIGIITNRDMRFITDMSLKVADTMTPAPLVTAKKGTTLEEAAKVLQKHKIEKLPIVDDDGKLKGLITIKDIEKKVQFPNANKDEFGRLRVAAAIGVGQLDRAKALVEAGVDVIVLDSAHGHSQGIIDTVKIIKKELDVDVIAGNIATGAAALDLIEAGADGVKVGIGPGSICTTRIVAGVGVPQISAIDEVAEVANKAGVPVIADGGIKYSGDVAKALAVGGSCVMLGSALAGTYEAPGEMIIYNGRQFKEYRGMGSIGAMTKGSTDRYFQEGTAADKLVPEGIEGRVPYRGKIADVVHQMIGGLRSSMGYCGSESIKMFWEKAEFVEITSAGLKESHVHDVTITKESPNYHG, from the coding sequence ATGAACATTAAAAAAAGAGCACTTACATTCGAAGATGTACTACTGGTCCCGCAGCACTCAACGGTCCTTCCCAAAGAGGTTAGTGTCAAGACACAATTGACACGTAATGTTTCTCTCAATATTCCTATTGTCTCTGCCGCAATGGATACGGTAACAGAGTTTAAAGCAGCCATTGCGATGGCAAGACTGGGCGGTATCGGTGTGATCCATAAAAATATGGATGTAGCCACACAGGCACTTCAAGTCAAAAAGGTCAAAAAGTCAGAGAGCGGGATCATTATAGACCCTATCTATATCAGTCCGGATGCAACGGTAGGCGAAGCGGATGCGTTGATGGGCGAATACAGAATTTCAGGTGTACCCGTAGTGGATTCCAACAAGAAACTCATCGGTATCATCACCAACCGTGATATGCGTTTTATTACCGATATGAGCCTCAAAGTGGCAGATACGATGACACCGGCTCCGCTTGTGACAGCCAAAAAAGGTACGACCCTCGAAGAGGCGGCCAAGGTACTGCAAAAACACAAGATCGAAAAGCTTCCTATCGTGGATGATGATGGCAAACTGAAGGGCCTGATCACGATCAAAGATATCGAGAAAAAAGTACAGTTCCCCAATGCGAACAAAGATGAATTCGGTCGTCTCAGAGTGGCAGCCGCCATCGGTGTCGGACAGCTTGACAGAGCCAAAGCACTGGTTGAAGCAGGTGTAGATGTCATTGTGCTTGACTCTGCGCATGGACACTCCCAGGGTATCATTGATACGGTCAAGATCATCAAAAAAGAGTTGGATGTAGATGTGATCGCAGGGAACATCGCAACCGGTGCAGCGGCTCTGGATCTCATTGAAGCCGGAGCGGATGGTGTGAAAGTAGGTATCGGGCCCGGTTCCATCTGTACGACACGTATCGTTGCGGGTGTAGGGGTACCCCAGATCTCCGCTATCGATGAAGTGGCAGAAGTTGCCAACAAAGCGGGTGTCCCGGTGATCGCCGACGGCGGTATCAAATACTCCGGTGACGTTGCCAAAGCGCTTGCAGTCGGCGGAAGCTGTGTCATGCTCGGTTCTGCACTGGCAGGAACATACGAAGCTCCGGGTGAAATGATCATCTATAACGGAAGACAGTTCAAGGAATACCGTGGTATGGGCAGTATCGGTGCGATGACCAAAGGAAGTACAGACAGATACTTCCAGGAGGGAACCGCAGCGGACAAACTCGTTCCCGAAGGGATCGAAGGACGTGTACCTTACCGTGGAAAGATCGCAGATGTGGTACACCAGATGATCGGCGGACTCCGTTCATCCATGGGGTACTGTGGATCGGAGAGCATCAAAATGTTCTGGGAGAAAGCGGAATTCGTCGAGATCACCTCTGCCGGATTGAAAGAGTCACATGTGCATGATGTAACCATTACGAAAGAAAGTCCTAACTATCACGGGTAA